In Actinomadura citrea, a single window of DNA contains:
- a CDS encoding NADH-quinone oxidoreductase subunit NuoF family protein: MTSTVTVSNIGGPRLTLGFDRFDRLDLDRHLAVHGRLRAPALDDLVRMAEQVDLRGRGGAGFPFARKLMAVAARVNHPTADRTALLPGEKGDERGSSEDVVVVVNGAEGEPGSAKDKVLLGRAPHLVLDGAQIAANALGTQRIVLAVESDEAARSVRAAISERRMPARVVRLTERFISGESGAVIRAINGETPIPPGVKVRASDAGVDGFPTLLSNTETFAQLAVLVSLGSDLYASAGTDDEPGTTLLTIGGTQVVEAPLGTPLRAVLDHCDVPPSPGVLVGGYHGMWLDPAAVSRAVLSRAGMRRVGGTVGAGIILPLTRGTCPLGEVTRIASYLAAQSAGQCGPCRLGLPDVVRSLMALTEGAGTAEDVRRAAGIGRGRGACTHPDGTAKFVLSAMEAFTADIDAHRWGGGCGQSTYGVLPLPVPDGTEGRVAIDWSRCDGHGLCAYVVPELIQLDRYGFPVVLGTDIPSWMEKDVQKAVAMCPALALRVVGGVPGAPSRR, from the coding sequence ATGACCTCGACCGTCACCGTCTCCAACATCGGCGGGCCGCGGCTGACGCTCGGGTTCGACCGGTTCGACCGGCTGGACCTCGACCGGCACCTGGCGGTGCACGGCAGGCTCCGCGCGCCGGCGCTGGACGACCTGGTGCGCATGGCCGAGCAGGTCGACCTGAGGGGACGCGGCGGAGCGGGGTTCCCGTTCGCCCGCAAGCTGATGGCGGTCGCGGCGCGGGTCAACCACCCGACCGCCGACCGGACCGCGCTGCTGCCCGGCGAGAAGGGCGACGAGCGCGGGTCCAGCGAGGACGTCGTGGTGGTGGTGAACGGCGCCGAGGGCGAGCCCGGCAGCGCCAAGGACAAGGTCCTGCTCGGCCGGGCCCCGCACCTGGTGCTCGACGGCGCGCAGATCGCGGCGAACGCGCTCGGCACCCAGCGGATCGTGCTGGCCGTCGAGAGCGACGAGGCCGCCAGGTCGGTCCGCGCCGCGATCAGCGAGCGGCGGATGCCGGCCCGGGTCGTGCGGCTGACCGAGCGGTTCATCTCGGGGGAGAGCGGCGCGGTGATCCGCGCGATCAACGGGGAGACGCCGATCCCGCCGGGCGTCAAGGTCCGCGCGTCCGACGCGGGGGTGGACGGCTTCCCGACCCTGCTGTCCAACACCGAGACGTTCGCGCAGCTCGCGGTGCTCGTCTCGCTCGGCTCCGACCTGTACGCCTCGGCCGGGACGGACGACGAGCCGGGCACCACGCTGCTGACGATCGGCGGGACGCAGGTCGTGGAGGCCCCGCTCGGCACGCCGCTGCGGGCCGTCCTCGACCACTGCGACGTGCCGCCGTCGCCGGGGGTGCTCGTCGGCGGGTACCACGGGATGTGGCTCGACCCGGCCGCGGTGTCGCGGGCGGTGCTGTCGCGCGCCGGGATGCGGCGCGTCGGCGGGACGGTGGGCGCCGGGATCATCCTGCCGCTCACCCGGGGCACCTGCCCGCTCGGCGAGGTCACGCGGATCGCCTCCTACCTCGCGGCGCAGTCCGCCGGGCAGTGCGGGCCGTGCCGGCTCGGGCTGCCCGACGTCGTCCGGTCCCTGATGGCGCTCACCGAGGGGGCCGGGACGGCGGAGGACGTGCGCCGCGCCGCCGGCATCGGCCGGGGCCGCGGCGCCTGCACCCACCCCGACGGGACGGCCAAGTTCGTCCTGTCGGCGATGGAGGCCTTCACCGCCGACATCGACGCGCACCGGTGGGGCGGCGGGTGCGGCCAGTCGACCTACGGGGTCCTGCCGCTGCCGGTGCCGGACGGCACGGAGGGGCGGGTCGCGATCGACTGGAGCCGGTGCGACGGGCACGGCCTGTGCGCCTATGTCGTGCCCGAGCTGATCCAGCTCGACCGTTACGGCTTTCCCGTCGTGCTGGGCACCGACATTCCCTCGTGGATGGAGAAGGACGTCCAGAAGGCGGTCGCGATGTGCCCCGCATTGGCGCTCCGCGTCGTAGGCGGAGTTCCCGGGGCGCCCTCGCGGCGCTGA
- a CDS encoding DUF4142 domain-containing protein — MRKSYGNAGKRTLPRLGKGRLLLVLAAVAAVVAAFAVVMSPVGTPASGAANLGGTVNTRWGRLSTLDRQLLVKVRQAGLWEMPAGQQAAQRASSPRVKEVGEIIMRQHMQLDADTRAEAQKLGVLLPNEPNGSQKSWLREMSGKYGADYDKTFVLRLRAAHGQVFTVIAKVRAATENTEIRAFAERCLKFVNTHMSLLESTGLVPRRALH, encoded by the coding sequence TTGAGGAAATCCTACGGAAACGCCGGAAAGCGCACGCTCCCGCGCCTCGGTAAAGGACGCCTGCTGCTGGTACTGGCGGCCGTGGCCGCCGTCGTGGCGGCCTTCGCGGTCGTCATGAGCCCGGTCGGCACACCTGCGAGCGGCGCGGCGAACCTCGGTGGCACCGTCAACACCCGCTGGGGTCGGCTCAGCACACTGGACCGGCAGCTCCTGGTCAAGGTCCGGCAGGCCGGCCTCTGGGAGATGCCCGCGGGTCAGCAGGCCGCACAGCGCGCGTCCAGCCCCCGGGTGAAGGAGGTCGGCGAGATCATCATGCGCCAGCACATGCAGCTGGACGCCGACACCCGCGCCGAGGCGCAGAAACTGGGCGTGCTCCTTCCCAACGAGCCCAACGGCAGCCAGAAGAGCTGGCTGAGGGAGATGTCGGGAAAATACGGCGCCGACTATGACAAGACGTTCGTGCTGCGGTTGCGTGCCGCCCACGGGCAGGTCTTCACCGTCATCGCCAAGGTGCGCGCGGCGACCGAGAACACCGAGATCCGCGCGTTCGCCGAACGGTGCCTGAAATTCGTCAACACGCACATGTCGCTGCTGGAGAGCACGGGCCTGGTTCCCAGGCGCGCTCTGCACTGA
- a CDS encoding glycosyltransferase family 4 protein gives MTRTLFVTNDFPPRPGGIQAFVHGLAVRRPPDSVVVYAPAWKGAAEFDAAQPFPVVRHPGSLMLPEPGVLRRAADVLRAERCDSVVFGAAAPLGLLAPALRRRGARRLVGITHGHEAGWAALPVARTLLGRIGDGVDVLTYLGEYTRSRMAKALSPEAAARMARLAPGVDETLFHRGAGGARIRERYGLGGRPVAVCVSRLVPRKGQDALLHAWPRVLKSVPDAVLLLVGGGPYRGDLERLAASLGVGRSVVFTGGVPWEELPAHFDAGDVFAMPCRTRRRGLDVEGLGIVYLEASATGLPVVAGDSGGAPDAVLDGETGLVVPGRSVPDIGEAVTGLLADPDRARAMGEKGRAWIEREWRWDVQASRLGNLLVP, from the coding sequence ATGACCAGGACGCTGTTCGTCACCAACGACTTCCCGCCGCGGCCGGGCGGCATCCAGGCGTTCGTGCACGGCCTCGCCGTGCGGCGCCCGCCGGATTCGGTCGTCGTCTACGCCCCGGCCTGGAAGGGCGCCGCGGAGTTCGACGCGGCGCAGCCGTTCCCGGTCGTCCGGCATCCGGGCTCCCTCATGCTGCCGGAGCCGGGCGTGCTGCGCCGGGCCGCGGACGTGCTGCGCGCGGAGCGCTGCGACTCGGTCGTGTTCGGGGCGGCGGCGCCGCTCGGCCTGCTGGCCCCGGCGCTGCGGCGCCGCGGTGCGCGGCGGCTCGTCGGGATCACGCACGGGCACGAGGCCGGCTGGGCGGCGCTGCCGGTGGCGCGGACCCTGCTGGGCCGCATCGGGGACGGCGTCGACGTCCTCACCTACCTCGGCGAGTACACCCGCTCCCGGATGGCGAAAGCCCTGTCGCCCGAGGCGGCGGCGCGGATGGCCCGGCTCGCGCCCGGCGTCGACGAGACGCTCTTCCACCGGGGCGCGGGCGGGGCGCGGATCCGGGAGCGGTACGGGCTGGGCGGCCGTCCGGTGGCGGTGTGCGTGTCCCGCCTGGTCCCGCGCAAGGGGCAGGACGCCCTGCTCCACGCCTGGCCCCGCGTCCTGAAGTCCGTTCCGGACGCCGTGCTGCTCCTCGTCGGCGGCGGGCCCTACCGCGGCGACCTGGAACGCCTCGCCGCGTCCCTCGGCGTCGGCCGTTCGGTCGTCTTCACCGGCGGCGTCCCCTGGGAGGAGCTGCCCGCCCACTTCGACGCGGGCGACGTCTTCGCGATGCCCTGCCGCACCCGTCGCCGCGGCCTGGACGTGGAAGGCCTCGGCATCGTGTACCTGGAGGCGTCCGCGACCGGCCTCCCGGTCGTGGCGGGCGACTCGGGCGGTGCCCCCGACGCCGTCCTGGACGGCGAGACGGGCCTTGTGGTCCCGGGCCGCTCCGTCCCCGACATCGGCGAAGCCGTGACGGGCCTTCTCGCGGACCCGGACCGGGCCCGCGCCATGGGCGAGAAGGGCCGGGCCTGGATCGAACGGGAGTGGCGCTGGGACGTCCAGGCGAGCCGCCTGGGGAACCTGCTGGTGCCCTGA
- a CDS encoding DUF1996 domain-containing protein: MGRKKKAFAALIPALTLVATAGQGTLGANASETLRTANAAAYPAWSADGGTGTQRLQGAGRTNPPTAAPTDPQGGQMGDGGPMGDGGQMGDGGQMGDGGPIGDGGQTTPPADPQGGQTSPPTDPQGGQQNGGQQNGGGQNGGQGNGQGNGQGNGQGNQPPANPTLRADQFVDIRKAPRVQQPRRGRQASTGVFASSCGVNKGQAHSNPDNVLAAPGVVNGAHHIHDYVGNLDTNAFSTDETFAAAGTTCTNGDKSAYFWPVIRLRNGQDNSDRAQQSQADGNVGSIVTPSSVKIQYLGNPRAKVTALPRFIRVATGDAKAVTNGLKNAHASWTCSGFENRAFTDKYPLCPRGSKVERVLNFPSCWDGQNTDSANHRDHIQFADPRTGQCPQGTKAVPQLRMTLAYNLPAKPLAFALDSFPESGHDPVTDHGDLINVMDEQLMAKAVKAINGAKAGTRIKRRR, from the coding sequence ATGGGACGAAAGAAGAAAGCCTTCGCCGCGTTGATCCCGGCGCTCACCCTGGTCGCCACGGCGGGCCAGGGGACCCTCGGTGCGAACGCCTCCGAAACCCTCAGAACGGCGAACGCGGCCGCCTATCCGGCCTGGTCCGCCGACGGCGGCACCGGCACTCAGAGACTCCAGGGCGCCGGCCGGACGAACCCGCCCACCGCCGCGCCCACCGACCCCCAGGGCGGTCAGATGGGTGACGGCGGCCCGATGGGTGACGGCGGTCAGATGGGCGATGGCGGTCAGATGGGCGACGGCGGCCCGATAGGCGACGGCGGCCAGACGACCCCGCCGGCCGATCCCCAGGGCGGCCAGACATCACCGCCGACCGACCCTCAGGGCGGCCAGCAGAACGGCGGCCAGCAGAACGGCGGCGGCCAGAACGGCGGGCAGGGGAACGGGCAGGGGAACGGGCAGGGGAACGGGCAGGGCAACCAGCCCCCGGCGAATCCGACCCTGCGCGCGGACCAGTTCGTCGACATCCGCAAGGCGCCGCGCGTGCAGCAGCCCCGCCGCGGCCGCCAGGCCTCGACCGGCGTGTTCGCGTCCAGTTGCGGTGTGAACAAGGGCCAGGCCCACAGCAACCCCGACAACGTGCTCGCGGCCCCGGGCGTCGTGAACGGCGCGCACCACATCCACGACTACGTCGGCAACCTCGACACGAACGCGTTCTCCACCGACGAGACCTTCGCGGCCGCCGGGACGACCTGCACCAACGGCGACAAGTCGGCCTACTTCTGGCCGGTGATCCGGCTCCGCAACGGTCAGGACAACTCGGACCGGGCGCAGCAGAGCCAGGCGGACGGCAACGTCGGCAGCATCGTCACCCCGTCGAGCGTGAAGATCCAGTACCTCGGCAACCCGCGCGCCAAGGTGACCGCGCTGCCGCGTTTCATCCGCGTCGCCACCGGTGACGCCAAGGCCGTGACGAACGGCCTGAAGAACGCGCACGCGAGCTGGACGTGCAGCGGCTTCGAGAACCGGGCCTTCACCGACAAGTACCCGCTGTGCCCGCGGGGCAGCAAGGTGGAGCGCGTGCTCAACTTCCCGAGCTGCTGGGACGGCCAGAACACCGACAGCGCCAACCACCGCGACCACATCCAGTTCGCGGACCCGCGGACGGGGCAGTGCCCGCAGGGCACCAAGGCCGTGCCGCAGCTGCGGATGACCCTGGCCTACAACCTGCCGGCCAAGCCGCTGGCGTTCGCGCTGGACAGCTTCCCCGAGTCGGGCCACGACCCGGTGACCGACCACGGGGACCTCATCAACGTGATGGACGAGCAGCTGATGGCCAAGGCGGTCAAAGCGATCAACGGCGCCAAGGCCGGGACGCGGATCAAGCGCCGCCGCTGA
- a CDS encoding ubiquinol-cytochrome c reductase iron-sulfur subunit, with amino-acid sequence MSDDNKDTAGRPGPRERVIGTPSPAREKALLAEDNISAPAGVGEQLDEASAKRAERIVATLFLVAFAASVAFIAYFIGWSGRDGGMHGVTRARESNLWLGGLMALLFLALAFGVTIWVRRLMTSKPIVQERHEMAASEETRAAFTEDFLEGADDSGITKRPLLRRTLLLAAAPLGLAPLVLLRDLGPLPEKRLRHTYWGEAVKKAHSEGKKGARLVVDGTNKPLRVSDFSSPGSMITVLPEGIEEELPEDQVLTQNAKAVTILINVPADQFKPAKGRENWHVNGIVAYSKVCTHVGCPAALYEQTTHHILCPCHQSTFDATDAAKVIFGPAARSLPQLPLSVEDGYLIATSDYHEPVGPSFWERG; translated from the coding sequence ATGAGCGACGACAACAAGGACACGGCGGGCCGGCCCGGCCCGCGCGAACGCGTGATCGGCACGCCGTCCCCCGCGCGGGAGAAGGCACTGCTGGCCGAGGACAACATCTCGGCGCCCGCGGGCGTGGGAGAGCAGCTCGACGAGGCGTCGGCCAAGCGCGCCGAGCGGATCGTCGCGACGCTCTTCCTGGTCGCGTTCGCCGCCAGCGTGGCGTTCATCGCCTACTTCATCGGCTGGAGCGGCCGAGACGGCGGCATGCACGGCGTCACCCGGGCGCGCGAGAGCAACCTGTGGCTCGGCGGCCTGATGGCGCTGTTGTTCCTCGCGCTGGCCTTCGGCGTCACCATCTGGGTGCGCCGCCTGATGACCAGCAAGCCGATCGTGCAGGAGCGGCACGAGATGGCCGCCAGCGAGGAGACCCGGGCGGCCTTCACCGAGGACTTCCTGGAAGGCGCCGACGACAGCGGCATCACCAAGCGGCCCCTGCTGCGCCGCACGCTGCTGCTGGCCGCCGCCCCGCTCGGCCTGGCCCCGCTGGTGCTGCTGCGCGACCTCGGCCCGCTGCCGGAGAAGCGGCTCCGCCACACCTACTGGGGCGAGGCCGTCAAGAAGGCGCACTCGGAGGGCAAGAAGGGCGCCCGCCTGGTCGTGGACGGCACCAACAAGCCGCTGCGGGTCAGCGACTTCTCGTCCCCGGGCTCGATGATCACCGTCCTGCCCGAGGGGATCGAGGAGGAGCTCCCCGAGGACCAGGTGCTGACCCAGAACGCCAAGGCCGTCACCATCCTCATCAACGTCCCCGCGGACCAGTTCAAGCCCGCCAAGGGCCGCGAGAACTGGCACGTCAACGGGATCGTCGCCTACTCCAAGGTGTGCACGCACGTCGGCTGCCCCGCGGCCCTGTACGAGCAGACCACCCACCACATCCTCTGCCCGTGCCACCAGTCGACCTTCGACGCCACCGACGCGGCGAAGGTGATCTTCGGGCCGGCGGCGCGGTCGCTGCCGCAGCTGCCGCTGTCGGTGGAGGACGGGTACCTCATCGCCACGAGCGACTACCACGAACCCGTCGGACCGAGCTTCTGGGAGCGCGGATGA
- a CDS encoding M23 family metallopeptidase, with protein sequence MARRDYGHASRSQTHASPWAETPARPSSRPEPKQGLWSEDPQWPEGSWWSEQPDWSERGRRSPRREPSRREIKRREAKARARRSGKASERSRPRAQWPEPAERRDDAGTERFDARGSYDPAGYAARTRRDARTERPDARGEGSERRGESRDPRKGRRDARTEQFGARNEGRDSRTTRSDARGEGSERRDESRDARSGRGDARTEQFGARNEGRDSRTTRSDGRTERDARTERLGGRGKPRDERTERFDARVEGPGGRAEGAGRDRSREFPARGGRSRRAEPPRAGRGGPQRRPARPEQRRRQSPPRPGPKATPRRGRRPADRLSIGAIVLSTAVGLALLGIAERALLDGGPIGGSSGPVGSQRAIKPPKPGTGTPAQPQQPQQRPGAGGGTAAVPAGPDLGVLATQVRRLTLAQRGAAARQAYGAALTRQPFVGATRQSADRTWVFGTSAIPVPEASAAGPELSFYAAHWTGRQWQVGLSGAAAFAALLGAAPANLMSPSESRLLRKYGALSAAQATTLVNGTRAGDRLMLPWKIGQAWSMTTSDDAASSRPLASLAFSGGDGRVLAAGGGRLYRFCSSQAGAVVMVIHPSGLASTYYGMRSVTELRDGSVVARGDALGRTGATRPCGGAAAPRAEVAFGLRRGGGAVPLDAAEIGGWTFRERAKPLLGFAERGVLQVLPGGLLANLGPVPAADDSPSSSPSPGKKPKDGAGPADAPAPAAT encoded by the coding sequence ATGGCGCGACGCGATTACGGGCATGCGTCCCGGAGCCAAACGCATGCTTCACCGTGGGCTGAGACGCCCGCGCGCCCGTCCTCGAGGCCCGAGCCCAAGCAGGGGCTCTGGTCCGAGGACCCCCAGTGGCCCGAAGGGTCCTGGTGGTCGGAGCAGCCGGACTGGTCCGAGCGGGGGCGCAGATCACCGCGGCGCGAGCCGTCGCGGCGCGAGATCAAGCGGCGCGAGGCCAAGGCCCGCGCGCGCCGTTCCGGCAAGGCATCCGAGCGGTCGCGCCCCCGGGCGCAGTGGCCGGAGCCCGCCGAACGGCGTGACGACGCGGGGACCGAGCGTTTCGACGCGCGCGGCAGCTACGACCCCGCGGGCTACGCCGCCCGCACGAGGCGGGACGCGCGAACGGAGCGCCCCGACGCCCGGGGCGAGGGGTCGGAGCGCCGGGGCGAATCCCGTGACCCCAGGAAAGGGCGGAGAGATGCTCGCACTGAGCAGTTCGGTGCGCGCAACGAGGGGCGGGACTCCCGGACGACGCGTTCCGACGCCCGGGGCGAGGGGTCGGAACGCCGGGACGAGTCCCGTGACGCCAGGAGTGGGCGGGGGGATGCTCGCACTGAGCAGTTCGGTGCGCGCAACGAGGGGCGGGACTCCCGGACGACGCGCTCCGACGGTCGCACCGAGCGGGATGCCCGGACCGAGCGTCTCGGTGGCCGCGGTAAGCCGCGCGACGAACGCACCGAAAGGTTCGATGCCAGGGTCGAGGGGCCCGGCGGGCGTGCGGAAGGGGCCGGGAGGGATCGGTCCCGCGAGTTCCCCGCGCGGGGCGGGCGCTCCCGCCGTGCGGAGCCGCCCCGCGCGGGGCGGGGCGGCCCCCAGCGGCGGCCCGCCCGGCCGGAGCAGCGGCGCCGCCAGTCGCCGCCGCGTCCCGGGCCGAAGGCGACGCCGCGCCGCGGCCGGCGGCCCGCCGACCGGCTGAGCATCGGCGCGATCGTCCTGTCCACCGCGGTCGGGCTGGCCCTGCTGGGCATCGCGGAGCGGGCCCTGCTCGACGGCGGACCCATCGGCGGCTCCTCGGGGCCGGTCGGCTCGCAGCGCGCGATCAAGCCGCCGAAGCCCGGTACCGGTACGCCCGCGCAACCCCAGCAGCCCCAGCAGCGGCCGGGAGCCGGCGGCGGCACGGCCGCCGTTCCGGCGGGACCCGACCTCGGGGTCCTCGCCACGCAGGTCCGCAGGCTGACGCTGGCGCAGCGGGGCGCCGCGGCGCGGCAGGCCTACGGGGCGGCGCTGACCCGGCAGCCGTTCGTGGGCGCCACCCGCCAGAGCGCCGACCGGACCTGGGTCTTCGGCACCAGTGCGATCCCCGTTCCCGAGGCCAGCGCGGCGGGCCCCGAGCTCTCCTTCTACGCCGCCCACTGGACGGGCCGGCAGTGGCAGGTCGGGCTGTCGGGCGCGGCGGCGTTCGCGGCGCTCCTCGGCGCCGCGCCCGCGAACCTCATGTCGCCGTCGGAGTCGCGGCTCCTGCGCAAGTACGGCGCGCTGAGCGCCGCGCAGGCCACCACGCTCGTCAACGGGACGCGGGCGGGCGACCGGCTGATGCTGCCCTGGAAGATCGGCCAGGCGTGGTCGATGACGACCTCCGACGACGCCGCGTCCTCGCGCCCGCTGGCGTCGCTGGCGTTCTCCGGCGGCGACGGCCGCGTCCTCGCCGCGGGCGGCGGACGCCTCTACCGGTTCTGCTCCAGCCAGGCCGGCGCGGTGGTCATGGTGATCCACCCGAGCGGCCTCGCGTCCACCTACTACGGGATGCGGAGCGTGACCGAGCTGCGCGACGGCAGCGTCGTCGCGCGGGGCGACGCGCTCGGCCGCACCGGCGCCACCCGGCCCTGCGGCGGGGCGGCCGCGCCCCGCGCCGAGGTCGCGTTCGGGCTGCGCCGCGGCGGCGGGGCGGTCCCGCTCGACGCCGCCGAGATCGGCGGCTGGACGTTCCGCGAGCGCGCCAAGCCGCTCCTCGGCTTCGCCGAACGCGGCGTCCTCCAGGTGCTTCCCGGGGGCCTGCTGGCCAACCTCGGCCCGGTCCCCGCCGCGGACGACTCTCCGTCGTCATCGCCGTCTCCCGGCAAGAAGCCGAAGGACGGCGCCGGACCGGCCGACGCCCCGGCGCCGGCCGCCACCTAG
- a CDS encoding cytochrome b, producing the protein MSEATAPKAVEAPLTFLDDRLGSTTFFKRNMKKVFPDHWSFMLGEIALYSFIILLLTGTFLTLWFQPSMTETVYDGSYTKLQGVKMSEAYASTLHITFDVRGGLLMRQIHHWAAILFMASILAHMLRVFFTGAYRKPRELNWLIGIGMFTLGMLEGLFGYSLPDDLLSGTGLRITQGVAESIPVVGTYIYMFLFGGEFPGQDIVPRLYMLHILLIPGLLLGMVTAHMMIMWVQKHTAMPVKNQSEQQVYGYPFYPVFMAKTGAYFLFTFGVLALLGAFAQINPIWLFGPYDPGAISSGSQPDWYMGVLEGALRIMPNWEITAWGHTLSLNVLIPALVPLGIVFGGAAAWPFVEQWVTGDKRHHHVNERPRNAPVRTATGIAAVTFYGLLWVAGANDVIADKFHVSLFATTWFFRVTFFLGPIVAFIVTKRICLGLQRKDADVVGHGVESGVIMMSPDGKYSERHEAPRDEERHVLLSKENTRPEAPARDAKGIPAPGTKGPIGHLRSRLNRAWTFDDVPVEEHEHPHGEQAEIEGGATSHEVRH; encoded by the coding sequence ATGAGCGAGGCGACAGCCCCGAAGGCGGTCGAGGCGCCGCTGACGTTCCTCGACGACCGCCTCGGCTCCACCACCTTCTTCAAGCGGAACATGAAGAAGGTCTTTCCGGACCACTGGTCCTTCATGCTGGGCGAGATCGCCCTGTACTCCTTCATCATCCTGCTGCTGACCGGGACGTTCCTGACGCTCTGGTTCCAGCCGAGCATGACGGAGACCGTGTACGACGGCTCGTACACGAAGCTGCAGGGCGTGAAGATGTCCGAGGCCTACGCCTCGACGCTGCACATCACGTTCGACGTCCGCGGCGGCCTGCTCATGCGGCAGATCCACCACTGGGCCGCGATCCTGTTCATGGCGTCGATCCTCGCGCACATGCTGCGCGTGTTCTTCACCGGCGCCTACCGCAAGCCGCGCGAGCTGAACTGGCTGATCGGCATCGGCATGTTCACGCTGGGCATGCTGGAGGGCCTGTTCGGGTACTCGCTGCCGGACGACCTGCTGTCCGGCACCGGCCTGCGCATCACGCAGGGCGTCGCGGAGTCGATCCCGGTGGTCGGCACCTACATCTACATGTTCCTGTTCGGCGGCGAGTTCCCCGGCCAGGACATCGTCCCGCGCCTGTACATGCTGCACATCCTGCTGATCCCGGGCCTGCTGCTCGGCATGGTCACCGCGCACATGATGATCATGTGGGTGCAGAAGCACACGGCGATGCCGGTCAAGAACCAGAGCGAGCAGCAGGTGTACGGCTACCCGTTCTACCCGGTCTTCATGGCCAAGACGGGCGCCTACTTCCTGTTCACCTTCGGCGTCCTGGCGCTGCTCGGCGCGTTCGCGCAGATCAACCCGATCTGGCTGTTCGGCCCGTACGACCCCGGCGCGATCTCCTCGGGCTCCCAGCCCGACTGGTACATGGGCGTCCTGGAGGGCGCGCTGCGGATCATGCCGAACTGGGAGATCACCGCCTGGGGCCACACGCTCAGCCTGAACGTGCTGATCCCGGCGCTGGTCCCGCTCGGCATCGTGTTCGGCGGCGCGGCCGCCTGGCCGTTCGTCGAGCAGTGGGTGACCGGCGACAAGCGCCACCACCACGTGAACGAGCGGCCGCGCAACGCCCCGGTCCGCACGGCCACGGGCATCGCCGCGGTCACGTTCTACGGGCTGCTGTGGGTCGCCGGCGCCAACGACGTCATCGCGGACAAGTTCCACGTGTCGCTGTTCGCCACGACGTGGTTCTTCCGGGTCACGTTCTTCCTGGGGCCGATCGTGGCGTTCATCGTCACCAAGCGGATCTGCCTGGGCCTGCAGCGCAAGGACGCCGACGTCGTCGGGCACGGCGTGGAGAGCGGCGTGATCATGATGTCGCCGGACGGCAAGTACTCCGAGCGGCACGAGGCGCCGCGCGACGAGGAGCGGCACGTCCTGCTCTCCAAGGAGAACACCCGGCCCGAGGCTCCGGCCCGGGACGCCAAGGGCATCCCGGCGCCCGGCACCAAGGGCCCGATCGGGCACCTGCGCTCGCGCCTCAACCGCGCGTGGACGTTCGACGACGTCCCCGTCGAGGAGCACGAGCACCCGCACGGCGAGCAGGCCGAGATCGAGGGCGGCGCCACGTCGCACGAGGTCAGGCACTGA
- a CDS encoding c-type cytochrome, producing the protein MKRITAWRRRPWAGYAVVLAALAAIGAIYAGFSPRTDRAEAQTTAQAAQDLKNGQQLFNKNCASCHGLNAEGTKDAKGNPIAPSLIGVGAAAVDFQVGSGRMPAGNPGAQIPRKTPIPEFNTSIKTDYEEKDKREAAEKQKAQAEKNLSDLSAYVASLGGGPAVPPASAVDPKTGNVALGGKLFRTNCAQCHNFTGQGGALTGGKYAPSLSDPEVTPTQMYEAMLTGPQAMPVFNDTTLTPKDKQAIIAYLVQTREEPNPGGNGLGRIGPVSEGLAGWLVGIGLLVLAAMWITAKKPKKLKKS; encoded by the coding sequence GTGAAAAGGATCACCGCATGGCGACGGCGCCCGTGGGCGGGCTACGCCGTCGTGCTGGCGGCCCTGGCGGCGATCGGCGCGATCTACGCCGGCTTCTCGCCGCGGACTGACCGCGCAGAGGCGCAGACCACCGCCCAGGCGGCGCAGGACCTGAAGAACGGCCAGCAGCTCTTCAACAAGAACTGCGCGAGCTGCCACGGGCTGAACGCCGAGGGCACCAAGGACGCCAAGGGCAACCCGATCGCCCCGAGCCTCATCGGCGTCGGCGCCGCGGCCGTCGACTTCCAGGTCGGCTCGGGCCGCATGCCGGCGGGGAACCCCGGCGCGCAGATTCCGCGCAAGACGCCGATCCCCGAGTTCAACACCTCGATCAAGACCGACTACGAGGAGAAGGACAAGCGGGAGGCGGCCGAGAAGCAGAAGGCGCAGGCCGAGAAGAACCTGTCCGACCTCAGCGCCTACGTCGCCTCGCTCGGCGGCGGTCCGGCGGTCCCCCCGGCGTCGGCGGTGGACCCGAAGACCGGCAACGTCGCGCTCGGCGGGAAGCTGTTCCGCACCAACTGCGCGCAGTGCCACAACTTCACCGGCCAGGGCGGCGCGCTGACCGGCGGCAAGTACGCGCCCTCGCTGTCGGACCCCGAGGTCACGCCCACCCAGATGTACGAGGCCATGCTGACCGGCCCGCAGGCGATGCCGGTGTTCAACGACACCACGCTCACGCCGAAGGACAAGCAGGCGATCATCGCCTACCTCGTCCAGACGCGCGAGGAGCCGAACCCCGGCGGTAACGGCCTCGGCCGCATCGGCCCGGTGTCGGAGGGACTGGCCGGCTGGCTGGTCGGCATCGGCCTGCTGGTCCTGGCCGCCATGTGGATCACCGCGAAGAAGCCGAAGAAGCTGAAGAAGTCATGA